A stretch of DNA from Euzebyales bacterium:
GCTGCTGGTCGCCGGCTCGTCGGCGCCGACCGACGAGCTGGACCAGCTCGAGGCCGGGCGCCTGGCGGTCGACGTCGTCGAGCTCGCCGACCGGCCGACCAGCGGGGGTAGTGCGCCCCACCTGCTTGCACCGCCACGCGCCGTCGTCGAGTCTGCTGCCGTGCAGGACCGGCCGCGATCAGCGCGCCGGAGGGAGCCGTGCCAAGGGGGCGCACCGATGCGGAGATCCTTCTTCGTCTGCGGAGATCCTTGTTCGTCTGTTGTCTCGTGGTCGCGATGCTCGCGGCCCTCGTGCCCGTCGCCGCGGCGGCGCCGGGCGGGAGGGACCGCGCGCCGCACAAGGATCCCGTCGCCACCGGCCGCGGCGGTGCGGTCTCGACCGTCGACCCCGTCGCGACCGAGGCGGGCCTGGAGGTGTTGCGCAACGGAGGCAACGCCGTGGATGCGGCGGTCGCCGCCGCAGCGACGCTGGGCGTGACCGAGCCGTACTCTGCCGGCATCGGCGGTGGCGGCTTCATGCTGATCCGCCTCGCCGAAACGGACGAGATCGTCGTCATCGACGGTCGCGAGGAGGGTCCCGACGACATCGGTTCGACGTCGACGTGTTCGCGCCGTACGCCAGTGATTTCTTCGACGCCGTCAACAGCGGTCTCTCAGTGGGCGTTCCCGGCACGCTCGCCACGTGGGTGGCGGCACTCGACCACTACGGGACGATCTCGCTGAAGCAGGCGCTGCGGCCCGGCATCAGGGCAGCACAGAATGGCTTCGTGGTCGACGAGACCTACGCCGAACAGACCGCCGGCAACCTCGAGCGGTTCCGGCAGATCACGCCGACGGCCGAGACCTACCTCGTCGAC
This window harbors:
- a CDS encoding gamma-glutamyltransferase, translating into MLAALVPVAAAAPGGRDRAPHKDPVATGRGGAVSTVDPVATEAGLEVLRNGGNAVDAAVAAAATLGVTEPYSAGIGGGGFMLIRLAETDEIVVIDGREEGPDDIGSTSTCSRRTPVISSTPSTAVSQWAFPARSPRGWRHSTTTGRSR